In Aegilops tauschii subsp. strangulata cultivar AL8/78 chromosome 3, Aet v6.0, whole genome shotgun sequence, one genomic interval encodes:
- the LOC109740047 gene encoding uncharacterized protein isoform X1: MLPIVLLSALPRAPQELISSCVCTLKRRNYCFLLEKAWCLVGVCVVPTSAFSIKTSRKREVISRYFTTSPNMHPPTCSALSTTSSCESFCSRSSSSMVLARRDDQFDFLAHCLVHVCGINQPSKGERASTSSDVPWLLLPPSTTRCSGGRRRRAERRQQPPLPRPAPPHRVTISLAALHLDVEHFPPMRDQTDKALLPPSSPWIQVLFPVDSRRHEVTSGTAGGVKAVKWEWEQIEQGSGRPFHGEFIGIFHGDCDLCLRIYVVGLSTVVRYYSVTSDISLPPFHADKEVLKQFPVSLAAFMVKKQQLPHPFELSTGHRPKLSTRCRPSSERVICKYKSLF; the protein is encoded by the exons ATGCTCCCTATCGTGCTACTATCGGCGCTCCCTCGAGCTCCACAAGAACTTATTTCCAGCTGCGTCTGCACTCTGAAAAG GAGGAATTATTGTTTCTTATTGGAGAAGGCCTGGTGTTTAGTTGGTGTCTGTGTGGTACCTACATCGGCATTTTCCATCAAGACCTCCAGAAAAAGAGAGGTCATCTCAAG ATATTTTACAACTTCTCCGAACATGCATCCACCGACGTGCTCGGCGCTGTCCACAACTTCATCGTGTGAGAGCTTCTGCTCCAGATCTTCTTCCTCCATGGTCCTGGCACGCCGTGACGACCAG TTTGATTTCTTGGCACACTGTCTTGTCCATGTGTGTGGCATTAATCAACCGTCTAAAGGAGAAAG AGCCTCCACCTCCAGCGACGTGCCATGGCTCCTCCTCCCACCTTCCACGACACGCTGcagcggcggtcgccggcggaggGCGGAGCGTCGGCAACAACCACCTCTGCCCCGTCCTGCTCCTCCTCATCGCGTGACCATCTCCTTGGCCGCCCTGCACCTCGACGTCGAGCACTTCCCTCCCATGAGAGATCAGACGGACAAGGCGCTCCTGCCACCTTCTTCCCCGTGGATCCAGGTCCTGTTCCCCGTCGACAGCAGGAGACATGAGGTCACCTCCGGCACTGCTGGTGGTGTGAAGGCCGTCAAATG GGAGTGGGAGCAGATAGAGCAGGGGAGTGGGAGGCCCTTCCATGGTGAATTCATAGGCATCTTCCATGGAGATTGTGATCTTTGCTTGAGGATTTATGTTGTTGGCCTGTCCACTGTAGTTCGATATTATTCTGTAACTTCAGATATATCACTTCCTCCATTCCATGCAGATAAAGAAGTTTTGAAGCAATTCCCAGTGTCTTTAGCAGCATTCATGGTTAAAAAGCAACAACTACCTCATCCGTTCGAGTTGAGCACTGGTCATCGTCCAAAGTTGAGCACTAGGTGTCGTCCAAGTTCAGAGAGGGTTATATGCAAGTACAAAAGTTTGTTTTAG
- the LOC109740047 gene encoding uncharacterized protein isoform X2 — translation MLPIVLLSALPRAPQELISSCVCTLKRRNYCFLLEKAWCLVGVCVVPTSAFSIKTSRKREVISRYFTTSPNMHPPTCSALSTTSSCESFCSRSSSSMVLARRDDQFDFLAHCLVHVCGINQPSKGERASTSSDVPWLLLPPSTTRCSGGRRRRAERRQQPPLPRPAPPHRVTISLAALHLDVEHFPPMRDQTDKALLPPSSPWIQVLFPVDSRRHEVTSGTAGGVKAVK, via the exons ATGCTCCCTATCGTGCTACTATCGGCGCTCCCTCGAGCTCCACAAGAACTTATTTCCAGCTGCGTCTGCACTCTGAAAAG GAGGAATTATTGTTTCTTATTGGAGAAGGCCTGGTGTTTAGTTGGTGTCTGTGTGGTACCTACATCGGCATTTTCCATCAAGACCTCCAGAAAAAGAGAGGTCATCTCAAG ATATTTTACAACTTCTCCGAACATGCATCCACCGACGTGCTCGGCGCTGTCCACAACTTCATCGTGTGAGAGCTTCTGCTCCAGATCTTCTTCCTCCATGGTCCTGGCACGCCGTGACGACCAG TTTGATTTCTTGGCACACTGTCTTGTCCATGTGTGTGGCATTAATCAACCGTCTAAAGGAGAAAG AGCCTCCACCTCCAGCGACGTGCCATGGCTCCTCCTCCCACCTTCCACGACACGCTGcagcggcggtcgccggcggaggGCGGAGCGTCGGCAACAACCACCTCTGCCCCGTCCTGCTCCTCCTCATCGCGTGACCATCTCCTTGGCCGCCCTGCACCTCGACGTCGAGCACTTCCCTCCCATGAGAGATCAGACGGACAAGGCGCTCCTGCCACCTTCTTCCCCGTGGATCCAGGTCCTGTTCCCCGTCGACAGCAGGAGACATGAGGTCACCTCCGGCACTGCTGGTGGTGTGAAGGCCGTCAAATG A